A stretch of the Bacteroidales bacterium genome encodes the following:
- a CDS encoding ISAs1 family transposase, which produces AAQNYSVLLKIALNLLKNETTTKQGIAGKRLKAGWNNDYLLKVLNIKV; this is translated from the coding sequence GCTGCACAAAATTACTCTGTTCTCTTAAAAATAGCATTAAATCTATTAAAAAATGAAACAACAACAAAACAAGGAATTGCCGGCAAAAGACTTAAAGCCGGCTGGAATAATGACTATTTGCTAAAAGTATTAAATATTAAAGTATGA